The Nocardioides sp. S5 genome includes a window with the following:
- the cysC gene encoding adenylyl-sulfate kinase: MIQHCPTPTELDDLELLVSGAYAPSTRFNEPGSAVTLALPEGATEAELVDPEGLPLARVGADGSLEPLTHAQYGPFRRLHLTPAQVREQHAGATFVPVTDALSDAELAELRGLGRVVLLALTGTGTASLSPVALVRATLAAADLLGGASVVAVPLPSHGDADVDHELGVRVVGNYAAGDPVHGLAGASGSPLPAAIAAIADEDRPDPEEQGLVLFFTGLSGSGKSTLARALMDLLLEQGGRSVTSLDGDVVRRHLSAGLTFSKADRETNIRRIGWVAAEIARHGGVAVCSPIAPFAETREQVQDMVEAAGGAFFLVHVATPLEECERRDRKGLYAKARAGEIPEFTGISSPYEEPVDPAVRVDTTGRTIEDALGDVLVALDEAGYLHLETPHG; encoded by the coding sequence GTGATCCAGCACTGCCCCACGCCGACCGAGCTCGACGACCTGGAGCTCCTCGTCTCCGGCGCCTACGCACCGTCGACCCGCTTCAACGAACCCGGCAGCGCGGTGACGCTCGCGCTGCCCGAGGGCGCCACCGAGGCCGAGCTCGTCGACCCCGAGGGCCTTCCCCTGGCGCGGGTCGGCGCGGACGGCTCGCTGGAGCCCCTCACCCACGCGCAGTACGGCCCCTTCCGCCGGCTCCACCTCACGCCCGCCCAGGTCCGCGAGCAGCACGCCGGCGCCACCTTCGTGCCGGTCACCGACGCGCTCTCCGACGCCGAGCTCGCCGAGCTGCGCGGCCTGGGCCGCGTGGTCCTGCTCGCCCTGACCGGCACCGGCACCGCGTCGCTGTCCCCGGTCGCGCTGGTCCGCGCGACGCTGGCCGCGGCCGACCTGCTCGGCGGCGCGAGCGTGGTCGCGGTGCCGCTGCCGTCCCACGGCGACGCGGACGTCGACCACGAGCTGGGCGTGAGGGTCGTCGGCAACTACGCCGCGGGCGACCCGGTCCACGGGCTGGCCGGCGCCTCCGGCTCCCCCCTCCCCGCCGCCATCGCCGCGATCGCCGACGAGGACCGGCCCGATCCCGAGGAGCAGGGCCTCGTGCTCTTCTTCACCGGGCTCTCGGGCAGCGGCAAGTCCACGCTCGCCCGCGCCCTCATGGACCTCCTGCTCGAGCAGGGCGGCCGCTCGGTCACCAGCCTCGACGGTGACGTCGTACGCCGCCACCTGTCCGCAGGCCTGACCTTCTCCAAGGCCGACCGGGAGACCAACATCCGCCGCATCGGCTGGGTCGCCGCCGAGATCGCCCGCCACGGCGGCGTCGCCGTCTGCTCGCCGATCGCGCCCTTCGCCGAGACCCGGGAGCAGGTGCAGGACATGGTCGAGGCCGCCGGTGGCGCCTTCTTCCTGGTCCACGTCGCCACGCCGCTGGAGGAGTGCGAGCGCCGTGACCGCAAGGGCCTCTACGCCAAGGCACGCGCCGGCGAGATCCCCGAGTTCACCGGCATCTCCTCGCCCTACGAGGAGCCGGTCGACCCCGCCGTCCGCGTCGACACGACCGGACGCACCATCGAGGACGCGCTGGGCGACGTCCTCGTCGCCCTCGATGAGGCCGGCTACCTCCACCTCGAGACCCCGCATGGCTGA
- a CDS encoding asparaginase, producing the protein MSTAAPTTPRTGLPVVAEIVRSGFVEGHHYGSIVALAADGSVDWSVGEVTVPVLPRSSNKPVQALAMVELGLDLPPDLLALACASHSGESFHVEGVRRTLASAGLDESALQTPLDYPLDDAARELVIREGGTRSSILMNCSGKHAAMLATCVLKGWDTATYLHADHPLQVAIAETFARVTGEPVDTVAVDGCGAPLLSTSLVGLARAFATLATATDGPERTVAEAIRRHPDHVSGTTRDELALHRAIPGLIGKAGAESCYAVALPDGRAWALKTDDGAPRVRPVLMAEALRRSGVLEEDGVDAAAVEAIGRHELLGGGVPVGVIRAAF; encoded by the coding sequence ATGTCGACTGCTGCCCCCACCACGCCCCGGACCGGCCTGCCGGTCGTCGCCGAGATCGTCCGCTCCGGCTTCGTCGAGGGTCACCACTACGGATCGATCGTCGCGCTCGCCGCCGACGGGTCGGTCGACTGGTCCGTCGGCGAGGTCACCGTGCCGGTGCTGCCGCGCTCGAGCAACAAGCCGGTGCAGGCGCTCGCGATGGTCGAGCTCGGCCTCGACCTCCCGCCGGACCTGCTGGCCCTGGCCTGCGCGTCGCACTCGGGGGAGTCCTTCCACGTCGAGGGCGTACGCCGCACCCTGGCCTCGGCGGGCCTCGACGAGTCGGCCCTGCAGACGCCGCTCGACTACCCGCTCGACGACGCCGCCCGCGAGCTGGTGATCCGCGAGGGCGGGACCCGGTCGTCGATCCTGATGAACTGCTCGGGCAAGCACGCGGCGATGCTCGCCACCTGCGTGCTGAAGGGGTGGGACACCGCGACCTACCTGCACGCCGACCACCCGCTCCAGGTCGCGATCGCCGAGACGTTCGCCCGGGTGACGGGCGAGCCCGTCGACACCGTCGCCGTCGACGGCTGCGGAGCCCCGCTGCTGTCCACCTCGCTCGTGGGCCTGGCGCGCGCCTTCGCGACCCTCGCCACGGCGACCGACGGGCCCGAGCGGACCGTGGCCGAGGCGATCCGCCGCCACCCCGACCACGTCAGCGGCACGACCCGCGACGAGCTCGCGCTGCACCGCGCGATCCCCGGCCTGATCGGCAAGGCCGGTGCCGAGTCCTGCTACGCCGTCGCGCTGCCCGACGGCCGTGCCTGGGCACTGAAGACCGACGACGGGGCTCCCCGTGTGCGCCCCGTGCTGATGGCCGAGGCGCTGCGGCGCTCGGGGGTGCTGGAGGAGGACGGCGTCGACGCGGCCGCGGTCGAGGCCATCGGACGCCACGAGCTCTTGGGTGGCGGCGTACCCGTCGGGGTGATCCGCGCTGCCTTCTAG
- a CDS encoding sugar nucleotide-binding protein, with amino-acid sequence MSLPALETTPIPGLVVVRLDRRDDDRGFFKENWQREKMLAIGLPDFGPVQNNVSFNSDRGVTRGIHTEPWDKFISLATGRIFGAWVDMREGETFGTTFTLEMDTSVAVFVPRGVGNSYQVLEDATAYTYLVNDHWRPGVTYPALALGDPSAAIDWPIPLSEAIISEKDQNAPALDPGTAMAPRKTLIVGALGQLGRALHAAHPGADRVDLFAGEGVTALDLTDSEAVAAWPWHEYAVVLNAAAYTAVDTAETAEGRVTAWAANASGPATLARLAREHRFTLVHYSSEYVFDGTAPLDPGHTEDEPLSPLGVYAQSKAAGDLAVGLAPRHYLFRTSWVIGEGKNFVRTMQSLAEKGVSPSVVEDQVGRLTFTEELVRATAHLLDSGADFGTYNLSNGGPAMSWREIAQAVFERSGRSADDVSGTTTEAYAEGVLAQGNPFAPRPLNSAMSLAKIRATGFEPEDALVALDRYLAR; translated from the coding sequence GTGAGCCTTCCCGCCCTGGAGACGACCCCGATCCCGGGCCTCGTCGTCGTACGCCTCGACCGCCGCGACGACGACCGCGGGTTCTTCAAGGAGAACTGGCAGCGGGAGAAGATGCTGGCCATCGGCCTGCCCGACTTCGGCCCGGTCCAGAACAACGTCTCCTTCAACTCCGACCGCGGCGTCACGCGCGGCATCCACACCGAGCCGTGGGACAAGTTCATCTCGCTGGCGACCGGCCGGATCTTCGGCGCGTGGGTCGACATGCGTGAGGGCGAGACCTTCGGCACGACCTTCACCCTCGAGATGGACACCTCGGTGGCGGTCTTCGTCCCCCGCGGCGTCGGCAACAGCTACCAGGTGCTCGAGGACGCGACGGCCTACACCTACCTCGTCAACGACCACTGGCGTCCCGGCGTGACCTACCCCGCGCTCGCCCTGGGCGACCCCTCCGCGGCGATCGACTGGCCGATCCCCCTGTCGGAGGCGATCATCAGCGAGAAGGACCAGAACGCCCCGGCGCTCGACCCGGGCACGGCGATGGCACCCAGGAAGACGCTCATCGTCGGGGCGCTCGGCCAGCTCGGCCGTGCGCTGCACGCCGCCCACCCCGGCGCGGACCGCGTCGACCTGTTCGCAGGCGAGGGCGTCACCGCGCTCGACCTGACCGACAGCGAGGCCGTCGCCGCCTGGCCGTGGCACGAGTACGCCGTCGTGCTCAACGCAGCGGCGTACACCGCCGTCGACACGGCCGAGACCGCCGAGGGGCGGGTGACCGCGTGGGCCGCCAACGCCTCCGGTCCGGCCACGCTCGCCCGGCTGGCGCGCGAGCACCGCTTCACCCTGGTGCACTACTCCTCGGAGTACGTCTTCGACGGCACCGCACCCCTCGACCCCGGCCACACCGAGGACGAGCCGCTGTCCCCACTCGGCGTCTACGCCCAGTCCAAGGCCGCCGGCGACCTCGCCGTGGGCCTGGCCCCGCGCCACTACCTGTTCCGCACCTCCTGGGTGATCGGCGAGGGCAAGAACTTCGTGCGCACCATGCAGTCGCTGGCGGAGAAGGGCGTCTCGCCCAGCGTGGTCGAGGACCAGGTCGGCCGCCTCACCTTCACCGAGGAGCTCGTGCGCGCCACCGCCCACCTGCTCGACAGCGGCGCCGACTTCGGCACCTACAACCTGTCCAACGGCGGGCCCGCGATGTCGTGGCGCGAGATCGCGCAGGCCGTCTTCGAGCGCTCCGGGCGCAGCGCCGACGACGTCTCCGGCACCACCACGGAGGCGTACGCCGAGGGCGTGCTGGCGCAGGGCAACCCGTTCGCCCCGCGCCCGCTCAACTCCGCGATGTCGCTGGCGAAGATCCGGGCCACCGGGTTCGAGCCGGAGGACGCCCTGGTCGCGCTCGACCGCTACCTCGCCCGCTGA
- a CDS encoding helix-turn-helix transcriptional regulator, whose product MAKDKSTKTSMAVVGSLGSLGDYLKEQRLAAQLSLRQLADQVGVSNPYLSQIERGLRKPSAEVLQQLARALRVSAEQLYVRAGIVHPDPGQAGSVELAILADPGLTERQKHSLLDVYASFLALNERDVPEAIQD is encoded by the coding sequence ATGGCCAAGGACAAGAGCACCAAGACGAGCATGGCTGTCGTCGGCTCGCTGGGCTCGCTGGGTGACTACCTCAAGGAGCAGCGCCTGGCCGCCCAGCTCTCGCTGCGGCAGCTCGCCGACCAGGTCGGCGTCAGCAACCCCTACCTCAGCCAGATCGAGCGGGGCCTGCGCAAGCCCTCGGCCGAGGTGCTGCAGCAGCTGGCCCGCGCACTGCGGGTCTCTGCCGAGCAGCTCTACGTCCGCGCGGGCATCGTCCACCCCGACCCCGGCCAGGCCGGCTCCGTCGAGCTGGCGATCCTCGCCGACCCCGGGCTCACCGAGCGGCAGAAGCACTCGCTGCTCGACGTCTACGCGTCGTTCCTCGCACTGAACGAGCGCGACGTCCCCGAAGCCATCCAGGACTGA
- a CDS encoding DUF2516 family protein: MTIYAFQSTLMLVVLVVLLAVKGFAFINSLTYSAEAYEAAGKLTKQAWCAITGLGFVAQLILIGSSPLGIIHLVFTIASLVYLADVRPALAEVTSRR, translated from the coding sequence GTGACCATCTACGCGTTCCAGAGCACCCTCATGCTGGTCGTGCTCGTCGTGCTGCTCGCGGTCAAGGGATTCGCCTTCATCAACTCCCTCACCTACTCCGCCGAGGCCTACGAGGCCGCCGGCAAGCTCACCAAGCAGGCGTGGTGCGCGATCACCGGTCTCGGCTTCGTGGCGCAGCTGATCCTCATCGGCTCCTCGCCGCTGGGGATCATCCACCTGGTCTTCACGATCGCGTCGCTGGTCTACCTCGCCGACGTACGCCCCGCGCTGGCCGAGGTCACCTCGCGCCGCTGA
- a CDS encoding DUF4012 domain-containing protein: MGLLRRATPSSTRGRLLLVGGGLLLVVVALALLALPFRHAPAAAEAARADLQTAKAALEAGDVEGAEQAITSARSHADEVQGAVQGVGGHVWSWVPVAGGPVRDVRRLGNALDDLTSVAEVGVGLVSRVNSDRSTLVDDGNVDLEVLATVIDDVDRVDVLVKRASAELDDVAEARLVAGDRLGEARNEVVEQMQPLVDGLATAQPLLAELPLMLGSQADRQYLVALLNPSELRYSGGTPLTFTTMDLSQGQLSMGDVVDTSTAPGTAQAIYWKKVKGNPFHRGRLKVLTSTMAPDWRVSGNELANAWRSLRGRRLAGVVVIDVPALADLVALTGPINVPTLGTITPDTLVETLVGSYDEYDDPAQRKEINRALAPLFSERLLSGDPLDTAKVLARAADERRFAVYLRAPEEQAVFSDLGLTGELGDARRDYIGVFTQNRVPSKSDYWQRRAVRSEVDVRKDGSAHVRLAVQIHNDSPPYVRGGVDPQLGYFTRWNFSSVLTMLPEGAEFTGGTIDGQPFAVRRGNFYDQTFQRQSLEFAPQARRELVVEYDVPAAATVEADGSLAYGLTIDPQAIVNPQAVEVRVRFPQGYAPGALPAGWTPSGPRGVTYRTDALETTEVFEVIARP; this comes from the coding sequence ATGGGTCTGTTGCGCCGTGCCACTCCGTCCTCGACGCGGGGTCGTCTCCTGCTGGTCGGCGGGGGGCTGCTGCTCGTCGTCGTCGCGCTCGCGCTGCTGGCCCTCCCGTTCCGCCACGCCCCTGCCGCGGCCGAGGCCGCCCGGGCGGACCTGCAGACCGCGAAGGCCGCCCTCGAGGCCGGCGACGTGGAAGGTGCTGAGCAGGCGATCACGAGTGCCCGCTCCCACGCTGACGAGGTGCAGGGCGCCGTGCAGGGTGTGGGCGGCCACGTGTGGAGCTGGGTCCCGGTCGCTGGTGGACCGGTGCGCGACGTACGGCGCCTGGGCAACGCCCTCGACGACCTGACGTCCGTGGCGGAGGTCGGCGTCGGCCTGGTTTCGCGTGTGAACAGCGACCGGTCGACGCTGGTCGACGACGGCAACGTGGACCTGGAGGTCCTCGCGACAGTGATCGACGACGTCGACCGGGTCGACGTGCTGGTGAAGCGGGCCAGTGCTGAGCTGGACGACGTGGCGGAGGCCAGGCTGGTCGCCGGCGACCGGCTCGGCGAGGCGCGCAACGAGGTGGTCGAGCAGATGCAGCCACTCGTCGACGGCCTCGCGACCGCGCAACCGCTGCTCGCCGAGCTCCCCCTGATGCTCGGCTCCCAGGCCGACCGCCAGTACCTCGTCGCGCTGCTGAACCCGTCGGAGCTGCGTTACTCGGGCGGCACCCCCCTGACCTTCACCACGATGGACCTGTCCCAGGGCCAGCTGTCCATGGGCGACGTCGTCGACACCAGCACCGCGCCCGGCACGGCTCAGGCGATCTACTGGAAGAAGGTCAAGGGCAACCCGTTCCACCGCGGACGCCTCAAGGTCCTGACCTCGACGATGGCCCCCGACTGGCGGGTCTCGGGAAACGAGCTGGCCAACGCGTGGCGCAGCCTGCGTGGTCGCCGCCTGGCGGGCGTCGTGGTGATCGACGTGCCCGCCCTCGCCGACCTCGTCGCACTGACCGGGCCGATCAACGTGCCGACGCTCGGGACGATCACCCCGGACACGTTGGTGGAGACGCTGGTCGGCAGCTACGACGAGTACGACGACCCGGCTCAGCGCAAGGAGATCAACCGCGCGCTCGCGCCGCTGTTCTCAGAGCGGCTGCTGTCGGGAGACCCCCTCGACACTGCCAAGGTCCTGGCCCGGGCGGCCGACGAACGCCGCTTCGCGGTCTATCTCCGCGCCCCGGAGGAGCAGGCGGTCTTCTCCGATCTCGGCCTCACCGGCGAGCTGGGCGACGCGCGGCGAGACTACATCGGCGTCTTCACCCAGAACCGGGTGCCGAGCAAGAGCGACTACTGGCAGCGACGAGCGGTCCGGTCCGAGGTCGACGTGCGGAAGGACGGCAGCGCCCACGTGCGGCTCGCTGTGCAGATCCACAACGACTCGCCCCCGTACGTCCGAGGAGGGGTGGACCCGCAGCTCGGCTACTTCACCAGGTGGAACTTCAGCAGCGTGCTGACGATGCTGCCCGAGGGTGCCGAGTTCACCGGCGGGACCATCGACGGGCAGCCGTTCGCGGTCCGCCGGGGCAACTTCTACGACCAGACGTTCCAACGCCAGTCCTTGGAGTTCGCACCCCAGGCGCGCCGCGAGCTCGTCGTCGAGTACGACGTCCCCGCCGCAGCGACTGTCGAGGCAGACGGCAGCCTCGCCTACGGCCTCACGATCGACCCCCAGGCGATCGTGAACCCGCAGGCCGTGGAGGTCCGGGTGCGGTTCCCGCAGGGCTACGCGCCCGGCGCGCTGCCGGCAGGGTGGACGCCCTCCGGCCCCCGGGGCGTGACGTACCGCACGGACGCGCTCGAGACCACGGAAGTCTTCGAAGTCATCGCTCGCCCCTAG
- the rfbB gene encoding dTDP-glucose 4,6-dehydratase, translating into MERLLVTGGAGFIGSNFVHHLVDHTDLRITVLDKLTYAASKESLAGLPEDRVQLVVGDIAEEDVVDPLVAAHDAVVHYAAESHNDNSLNDPSPFIRTNILGTYTILEAVRKHDKRLHHVSTDEVYGDLELDDPKRFTEDTPYNPSSPYSASKAGSDHLVRAWVRSFGVRATVSNCSNNYGPWQHIEKFIPRQITNVIDGVRPKLYGSGENVRDWIHADDHSSAVLTILEKGRIGETYLIGADGEKNNLEVVRLILTLMGKDADGFDHVNDRAGHDMRYAIESGKLRQELGWSPQFQDFESGLANTIEWYQTHEDWWRPHKDATEAKYAEKGQ; encoded by the coding sequence ATGGAACGCCTTCTCGTGACCGGGGGCGCGGGGTTCATCGGGTCGAACTTCGTGCACCACCTCGTCGACCACACCGACCTGCGCATCACCGTCCTCGACAAGCTGACCTATGCGGCCAGCAAGGAGTCGCTGGCCGGGCTGCCCGAGGACCGGGTGCAGCTGGTGGTCGGCGACATCGCCGAAGAGGACGTCGTCGACCCGCTGGTCGCGGCCCACGACGCGGTCGTCCACTACGCCGCGGAGTCCCACAACGACAACTCGCTCAACGACCCGAGCCCGTTCATCCGCACCAACATCCTCGGCACCTACACGATCCTCGAGGCGGTGCGGAAGCACGACAAGCGCCTGCACCACGTCTCGACCGACGAGGTCTACGGCGACCTCGAGCTCGACGACCCCAAGCGCTTCACCGAGGACACCCCCTACAACCCGTCCTCGCCCTACTCCGCCTCGAAGGCGGGCTCGGACCACCTCGTCCGCGCCTGGGTGCGCAGCTTCGGCGTCCGCGCGACGGTGTCCAACTGCTCGAACAACTACGGCCCCTGGCAGCACATCGAGAAGTTCATCCCGCGCCAGATCACCAACGTCATCGACGGCGTCCGCCCCAAGCTCTACGGCTCTGGCGAGAACGTGCGCGACTGGATCCACGCCGACGACCACTCCTCGGCCGTGCTCACGATCCTGGAGAAGGGCCGCATCGGCGAGACCTACCTCATCGGCGCCGACGGGGAGAAAAACAACCTCGAGGTCGTCCGCCTCATCCTGACGCTGATGGGCAAGGACGCCGACGGCTTCGACCACGTCAACGACCGCGCCGGGCACGACATGCGCTATGCCATCGAGTCGGGCAAGCTGCGCCAGGAGCTCGGCTGGTCGCCGCAGTTCCAGGACTTCGAGTCCGGGCTGGCCAACACCATCGAGTGGTACCAGACCCACGAGGACTGGTGGCGCCCGCACAAGGACGCGACCGAGGCGAAGTACGCGGAGAAGGGCCAGTGA